One genomic window of Nicotiana sylvestris chromosome 10, ASM39365v2, whole genome shotgun sequence includes the following:
- the LOC104224280 gene encoding amino-acid permease BAT1 homolog isoform X3, producing MLIGLSMAEICSSYPTSGGLYYWSAKLAGPRWGPFASWITGWFNIVGQWALTTSIDFSLAQLVQVMILLSTGGLNGGGYMISKYVVMALHGVFLLIHAILNSLPISMLSFLGQIGAACNFFVKLTITGCFLMIVIPVVATERASPEFVFTNFNTENQNGINNYFYIFVLGLLMSQYTLTGYDASAYMSEETKDADKNGPQGIVSAIGIAVVAGWVYVVGITFAVRDIPHLLSENNDSGGHAIAQIYYEAFMSRYGSGVGAVICLGIAGLAVFFAGMSSLTSNSRIAYAFSRDGAMPFSSQLQKVNKQDVPINAVWMSALVAFCMALTSLGSLVAFQAMTSIATIGLYVAYAIPVLLRLTLGRKTFTRGRFTLGRYGTIVGWISVLWVALISVLFSLPVSYPITDQTLNYTPVAVGGVLILVVSTWIFSGRHWFKGPIKNIDDSSKEEA from the exons ATGTTAATTGGATTATCAATGGCTGAGATTTGTTCATCTTATCCAACTTCTGGAGGTCTTTATTATTGGAGTGCTAAGCTTGCTGGTCCACGATGGGGACCTTTTGCTTCTTGGATCACTGGCTG GTTCAACATTGTTGGTCAG TGGGCTCTCACAACAAGTATAGATTTTTCACTAGCACAATTAGTTCAAGTGATGATTCTTCTTAGCACTGGTGGATTAAACGGAGGCGGATATATGATCTCTAAATACGTCGTTATGGCTCTCCACGGCGTATTTCTACTAATACATGCTATATTAAATAGTCTTCCTATCTCAATGTTGTCATTCCTTGGACAAATAGGCGCTGCCTGCAATTTCTTCG TTAAGTTAACGATTACAGGTTGCTTTCTCATGATTGTGATTCCTGTGGTTGCAACTGAAAGAGCCAGTCCTGAATTTGTGTTTACAAACTTCAATACTGAGAATCAGAACGGTATCAACAATTATTTCTACATTTTTGTCCTCGGACTTCTTATGAGCCAATATACATTGACAGGTTATGATGCTTCTGCCTATATG TCGGAGGAAACTAAAGACGCAGATAAGAACGGGCCACAAGGTATTGTAAGTGCAATTGGCATAGCAGTTGTTGCAGGATGGGTTTATGTAGTTGGTATAACCTTTGCAGTTAGAGATATTCCGCATCTTTTGAGCGAAAATAACGATTCGGGTGGTCATGCCATTGCTCAAATCTATTATGAGGCATTTATGAGTAGATATGGTAGTGGTGTTGGTGCTGTAATTTGCTTAGGTATTGCTGGTCTTGCTGTATTCTTTGCTGGTATGAGCTCACTAACTAGTAACTCGAG GATTGCATATGCATTCTCCAGAGATGGAGCAATGCCATTTTCGTCGCAGTTGCAGAAAGTGAACAAACAGGATGTACCTATAAATGCAGTCTGGATGTCAGCCCTTGTAGCATTTTGCATGGCATTAACG tCTCTTGGAAGCTTGGTAGCATTTCAAGCCATGACATCAATAGCAACAATTGGGCTTTATGTTGCTTATGCTATACCAGTCTTGTTAAGGTTAACTCTAGGTCGAAAAACCTTCACTCGAGGGCGATTTACCTTGGGAAGATATGGGACTATTGTAGGTTGGATATCTGTATTGTGGGTTGCACTCATCTCTGTACTCTTCTCTTTGCCTGTTTCCTATCCTATTACAGATCAAACTCTCAATTACACTCCTGTCGCAGTTGGAGGGGTTCTCATTCTAGTCGTTTCTACGTGGATATTCAGTGGTAGACATTGGTTTAAAGGTCCTATCAAGAATATTGATGATAGTTCTAAGGAAGAAGCATAA
- the LOC104224280 gene encoding amino-acid permease BAT1 isoform X2, producing MSLRVADAVVVDSGPDHVRGLQDSDNARLHELGYKQELKRDLSMISNFAISFSIVSVLTGLNGLMGTGLNFGGPISYIYGWPIAGTFTMLIGLSMAEICSSYPTSGGLYYWSAKLAGPRWGPFASWITGWFNIVGQWALTTSIDFSLAQLVQVMILLSTGGLNGGGYMISKYVVMALHGVFLLIHAILNSLPISMLSFLGQIGAACNFFGCFLMIVIPVVATERASPEFVFTNFNTENQNGINNYFYIFVLGLLMSQYTLTGYDASAYMSEETKDADKNGPQGIVSAIGIAVVAGWVYVVGITFAVRDIPHLLSENNDSGGHAIAQIYYEAFMSRYGSGVGAVICLGIAGLAVFFAGMSSLTSNSRIAYAFSRDGAMPFSSQLQKVNKQDVPINAVWMSALVAFCMALTSLGSLVAFQAMTSIATIGLYVAYAIPVLLRLTLGRKTFTRGRFTLGRYGTIVGWISVLWVALISVLFSLPVSYPITDQTLNYTPVAVGGVLILVVSTWIFSGRHWFKGPIKNIDDSSKEEA from the exons ATGAGTCTTCGAGTAGCCGATGCTGTAGTAGTTGATTCGGGACCGGACCATGTTCGTGGTCTACAGGATTCGGACAATGCTCGTCTCCATGAGCTAGGATACAAACAAGAACTCAAACGCGATCTTTC GATGATATCGAACTTCGCTATATCATTTTCTATTGTATCAGTACTTACTGGTTTAAACGGACTAATGGGCACAGGGTTGAATTTTGGTGGACCTATATCTTATATTTATGGATGGCCAATTGCTGGTACATTTACTATGTTAATTGGATTATCAATGGCTGAGATTTGTTCATCTTATCCAACTTCTGGAGGTCTTTATTATTGGAGTGCTAAGCTTGCTGGTCCACGATGGGGACCTTTTGCTTCTTGGATCACTGGCTG GTTCAACATTGTTGGTCAG TGGGCTCTCACAACAAGTATAGATTTTTCACTAGCACAATTAGTTCAAGTGATGATTCTTCTTAGCACTGGTGGATTAAACGGAGGCGGATATATGATCTCTAAATACGTCGTTATGGCTCTCCACGGCGTATTTCTACTAATACATGCTATATTAAATAGTCTTCCTATCTCAATGTTGTCATTCCTTGGACAAATAGGCGCTGCCTGCAATTTCTTCG GTTGCTTTCTCATGATTGTGATTCCTGTGGTTGCAACTGAAAGAGCCAGTCCTGAATTTGTGTTTACAAACTTCAATACTGAGAATCAGAACGGTATCAACAATTATTTCTACATTTTTGTCCTCGGACTTCTTATGAGCCAATATACATTGACAGGTTATGATGCTTCTGCCTATATG TCGGAGGAAACTAAAGACGCAGATAAGAACGGGCCACAAGGTATTGTAAGTGCAATTGGCATAGCAGTTGTTGCAGGATGGGTTTATGTAGTTGGTATAACCTTTGCAGTTAGAGATATTCCGCATCTTTTGAGCGAAAATAACGATTCGGGTGGTCATGCCATTGCTCAAATCTATTATGAGGCATTTATGAGTAGATATGGTAGTGGTGTTGGTGCTGTAATTTGCTTAGGTATTGCTGGTCTTGCTGTATTCTTTGCTGGTATGAGCTCACTAACTAGTAACTCGAG GATTGCATATGCATTCTCCAGAGATGGAGCAATGCCATTTTCGTCGCAGTTGCAGAAAGTGAACAAACAGGATGTACCTATAAATGCAGTCTGGATGTCAGCCCTTGTAGCATTTTGCATGGCATTAACG tCTCTTGGAAGCTTGGTAGCATTTCAAGCCATGACATCAATAGCAACAATTGGGCTTTATGTTGCTTATGCTATACCAGTCTTGTTAAGGTTAACTCTAGGTCGAAAAACCTTCACTCGAGGGCGATTTACCTTGGGAAGATATGGGACTATTGTAGGTTGGATATCTGTATTGTGGGTTGCACTCATCTCTGTACTCTTCTCTTTGCCTGTTTCCTATCCTATTACAGATCAAACTCTCAATTACACTCCTGTCGCAGTTGGAGGGGTTCTCATTCTAGTCGTTTCTACGTGGATATTCAGTGGTAGACATTGGTTTAAAGGTCCTATCAAGAATATTGATGATAGTTCTAAGGAAGAAGCATAA
- the LOC104224280 gene encoding amino-acid permease BAT1 isoform X1 yields MSLRVADAVVVDSGPDHVRGLQDSDNARLHELGYKQELKRDLSMISNFAISFSIVSVLTGLNGLMGTGLNFGGPISYIYGWPIAGTFTMLIGLSMAEICSSYPTSGGLYYWSAKLAGPRWGPFASWITGWFNIVGQWALTTSIDFSLAQLVQVMILLSTGGLNGGGYMISKYVVMALHGVFLLIHAILNSLPISMLSFLGQIGAACNFFVKLTITGCFLMIVIPVVATERASPEFVFTNFNTENQNGINNYFYIFVLGLLMSQYTLTGYDASAYMSEETKDADKNGPQGIVSAIGIAVVAGWVYVVGITFAVRDIPHLLSENNDSGGHAIAQIYYEAFMSRYGSGVGAVICLGIAGLAVFFAGMSSLTSNSRIAYAFSRDGAMPFSSQLQKVNKQDVPINAVWMSALVAFCMALTSLGSLVAFQAMTSIATIGLYVAYAIPVLLRLTLGRKTFTRGRFTLGRYGTIVGWISVLWVALISVLFSLPVSYPITDQTLNYTPVAVGGVLILVVSTWIFSGRHWFKGPIKNIDDSSKEEA; encoded by the exons ATGAGTCTTCGAGTAGCCGATGCTGTAGTAGTTGATTCGGGACCGGACCATGTTCGTGGTCTACAGGATTCGGACAATGCTCGTCTCCATGAGCTAGGATACAAACAAGAACTCAAACGCGATCTTTC GATGATATCGAACTTCGCTATATCATTTTCTATTGTATCAGTACTTACTGGTTTAAACGGACTAATGGGCACAGGGTTGAATTTTGGTGGACCTATATCTTATATTTATGGATGGCCAATTGCTGGTACATTTACTATGTTAATTGGATTATCAATGGCTGAGATTTGTTCATCTTATCCAACTTCTGGAGGTCTTTATTATTGGAGTGCTAAGCTTGCTGGTCCACGATGGGGACCTTTTGCTTCTTGGATCACTGGCTG GTTCAACATTGTTGGTCAG TGGGCTCTCACAACAAGTATAGATTTTTCACTAGCACAATTAGTTCAAGTGATGATTCTTCTTAGCACTGGTGGATTAAACGGAGGCGGATATATGATCTCTAAATACGTCGTTATGGCTCTCCACGGCGTATTTCTACTAATACATGCTATATTAAATAGTCTTCCTATCTCAATGTTGTCATTCCTTGGACAAATAGGCGCTGCCTGCAATTTCTTCG TTAAGTTAACGATTACAGGTTGCTTTCTCATGATTGTGATTCCTGTGGTTGCAACTGAAAGAGCCAGTCCTGAATTTGTGTTTACAAACTTCAATACTGAGAATCAGAACGGTATCAACAATTATTTCTACATTTTTGTCCTCGGACTTCTTATGAGCCAATATACATTGACAGGTTATGATGCTTCTGCCTATATG TCGGAGGAAACTAAAGACGCAGATAAGAACGGGCCACAAGGTATTGTAAGTGCAATTGGCATAGCAGTTGTTGCAGGATGGGTTTATGTAGTTGGTATAACCTTTGCAGTTAGAGATATTCCGCATCTTTTGAGCGAAAATAACGATTCGGGTGGTCATGCCATTGCTCAAATCTATTATGAGGCATTTATGAGTAGATATGGTAGTGGTGTTGGTGCTGTAATTTGCTTAGGTATTGCTGGTCTTGCTGTATTCTTTGCTGGTATGAGCTCACTAACTAGTAACTCGAG GATTGCATATGCATTCTCCAGAGATGGAGCAATGCCATTTTCGTCGCAGTTGCAGAAAGTGAACAAACAGGATGTACCTATAAATGCAGTCTGGATGTCAGCCCTTGTAGCATTTTGCATGGCATTAACG tCTCTTGGAAGCTTGGTAGCATTTCAAGCCATGACATCAATAGCAACAATTGGGCTTTATGTTGCTTATGCTATACCAGTCTTGTTAAGGTTAACTCTAGGTCGAAAAACCTTCACTCGAGGGCGATTTACCTTGGGAAGATATGGGACTATTGTAGGTTGGATATCTGTATTGTGGGTTGCACTCATCTCTGTACTCTTCTCTTTGCCTGTTTCCTATCCTATTACAGATCAAACTCTCAATTACACTCCTGTCGCAGTTGGAGGGGTTCTCATTCTAGTCGTTTCTACGTGGATATTCAGTGGTAGACATTGGTTTAAAGGTCCTATCAAGAATATTGATGATAGTTCTAAGGAAGAAGCATAA